gctgtAAATCTGATCCAAACAGCTGACCTGTGGTGCAATACTGTGCACAGCACAGGtaagtgccaaagaaaaaagttgTCTGATAGCATGGTAAAGCAGTAAAAACAGTCTTAACATAGCtgacacttgtttgtttttttctgggggGTTTTATGTGTCTTGTTGCTACCCCATCCACAGCAGTACATAGCTCTGCTTCCATGTTGGTCATCCTGTCTGCTTCTTTAAGTTAGAAGAGTGCTCACCGCTGTCTAATACACTGACTAAGGATCAGTACCTGATACAACAACACCTCTCACATCTCACATTCCCACAGGTTCCTGTTTCACAAGGCAACTGACCCAAGCACTAAGCACAATGCACTATGAGGAACATAGGCTAAAGTCATGTCTGGCTTCCCCAATAACATTCgcagcaaaatgtttgttttcagagaaCTTGTGCACTGCTAGACACTCGAGAGCTAAGctaaaaaaatatgattcaatACCTCATCTGCTTTGGATAATAGCAAACACCTATGAACTGAAAAGCCCCCAGGAAGTCTTTGCTGGTGGAAATTCATCATATATCTGAACAACACACTTAACAAAACCGTTGTAACCACAATTCCTCAGGTTTGGTTTGTTCAGAGTCTACAAACCTCAGTGGAAACTTTATTctcaggaaacaggaagtataGGGCATGAGAACGTAGCCTCATgcatttgtgttgtgtttgtgcatttaaatAAGAATCACAAGACTGtccaaaaaaactgaattagtCCAAATACATCCAAAAACATACAATTTAGttacaacaaaacaagtttCGTTAAATTTGTTAACATGAATCTCGACAATTACATAGAAATTAGACACACATGGCACATCagttttttgtaattttgttaaataaatgacaccccttaaaataaaaaataaaaggtatTACAAATATGGGGAGTGGGACTGATGGTGTAGTGGATGGCATGCAGTGTGTTAGTGACCTGTAATGGAGTGGTAGGACATGGTATAGTAGTTTGCCAATATATCTGTCCACCCTCAAGAGCAGATCTTGGTTTCTTCAGTTATAGTCAGTGTAGTATAATTACCCCGGCCCACTTACACTCTGCATTGAGCATGTGAGTAAGACAATTACTAAATAAATGAGGACAGCCTTAAACAAAGGAAAACAGCACAGGTCATTACCCCTGGACCTGTAGTATGTTGGAAATCAGATTAAAATAGTTTACTAACTAACTTCCAGGGATGTAATTGATAAAATTCAGAAAAAGCTTACATCTATATGCATAATTACATGTGACAACATGTGCCCCCTTCTGGTTCTGATCTTGTTGCTCCGTGCCAGCCCTGTGCTGTTTGTCACCTGTACATGACAACAGTCATACTAAAGTAGGAAATctacacttcttctttttcattcatacaGTGATACCTCTTCAATTCTCTGTATTCACTTTTACACATAATCCTTTCACATTTACACAGTGTATGTTATACCTTTAATACATATAcagttaatttatattttatttttgcttaaaatttcatttaatttcactctgtttctttATCTTATTCTTTCCTCTATGTTTAGAGTGCTGAGCTGATCTGTTTTTCTCATCTAACACCGACTGTGTATTAACCTACATATGACAACAACATGTGAAACATTGTAAAAAAGCAGTTTCATGACCCCATAACAGTCTAATTAAGTAATGTGTAGTTTAATGTAAAATTCAACCTTTTCTTCATGTTGGAGCATTCAATTTATCAagggtcagttcagtcagtggagagaacgTGCACAAAGTCCAAGATGTCTGGCCAAAGAGAATAGAgaatttatcaatacacttgtcatgacattATGCTGGTGAACTGGTGAGACTTTTAATgtgacagtaacagtaacaggcATAGTGAGTAGGAGACAGGCTGTAGTTTGCTAACCTCAAATGTCAAATGCACACACCTCTGTGAtgcagtggaaaaacaacaacaaccaacaacccAATGTGGCTTAACTGCCTGTGGCCGTTCACAGCATACcttggtgcgtgtgtgtgtgtgtgtgtgtgtgtgtgtgtgtgtgtgtgtgtatatatatatatNNNNNNNNNNNNNNNNNNNNNNNNNNNNNNNNNNNNNNNNNNNNNNNNNNtgtgtgtgtgtgtgtagggtttaTGAAATTGCCATTGTTAAAATGCTTCAACTTCAgacaagaacagacagaacatcATAATTAACCTGTGTAATACATGTAAAACACAGAGTTCCTACTGCAGGCAGGGCTGGCATGAGGAACACTAACCAGAGCCAATGCGGTACTCACTGTCTTGCATGCATGGTACAGCAGAGGGAAACTTACTTTCCACTTTTTTTACTTACTTGTTTGGAATGTACACTCCAAACAAGTAAGTaatcaaagtcaaacaaaattAACTACTGAGAGAAAATAAACCAAATGTACTGTTACATAACACTTGGTTTGGATATTTCACCTACAGTTTattatttgtaacatttcaattGTTTCACTTTGTCTGCAGATGTTTAGAAGATTATCTATACAGAAATGGCtctatacaaatatatacaaaaactAGAATATAAAAAAGTTGagtattttctatttctatctaTTACACAACTCTAAATAGTCTATATGACTGTCTCTGGGATAattagctgttgttttttttttaagtgggagGGGGCTTTGTTCTTGTTAGACGATAAAAGGCAGGCTCTAGAAGAACCCGCATCTTCTCTCTACTTTTCTCCTCACTAGTTTGATTTAAGGTCTGTTGTTCTCTGTTCACAATGAAGTTTTATGGAGTTCTGCTTCTGTTGGTGACTCTGTCTGCAGGTAAGAACAGATCATGATTCGTGTGCTTTGGCTTgataatgaaacacaaatgaaagTTGTCAGTGTGTCATATTTATTGTTGAATGTGGTGATGGCCCAAAGTTAATGTAGCCTGAACgttagttttgtgtttcttaaatgaattaataaatatgaataataataaaacaatggatttcttttttattttttagaagcAATTAAGATTCATATTTGGGagcttgtttgctttgtttttaaaaatttctcttcatgttctcttaatgaaaaaataatttgtgtttgtagAGAACATAGAGAACATTAAAACATCTGTTCTGTACCCCTGTATAGCATGTGGATTGAAGTGCTACACATGTAATGGCATGGACAGTAAATCCTGCACACAGATCGTAGAGTGCCCTAGTCCTACCCTTGATCGTTGTTCATCTCTCGAGCTGAACGGTAAGTTGTTCTTCCACACCAGAAGTATTTAAAGCTGAAATTAGGCATTTTAGATAGATGTAGCTACTATGTATCTGTTCTGATTGCCTGatttctttggttgtttttgaaACTGAGGTTTTTACATCATATCTTGCAGGTGCCATGGTCAAGACCTGCGTCATGAGTTCTGCATGTGTAAGCCCCATGAAATGCTGTGAAGGTGACTTGTGTAATGGTGCCATAACCACTGGTTCTAGTGTTCTCCTGCTGCTGGTATCATCAGCCATCATCACACTCTTTCTCTGAGGCCTTGGAGCAGTTACAGCTTCAGAATATTTTGCTATGCCTGTGCCGGCCTTTTTTCTGATTCAATTTGTAAAACTCAGGAagaataaaaagatttaaacGCTTCAA
This genomic stretch from Larimichthys crocea isolate SSNF chromosome III, L_crocea_2.0, whole genome shotgun sequence harbors:
- the LOC109139793 gene encoding CD59B glycoprotein, which codes for MKFYGVLLLLVTLSAACGLKCYTCNGMDSKSCTQIVECPSPTLDRCSSLELNGAMVKTCVMSSACVSPMKCCEGDLCNGAITTGSSVLLLLVSSAIITLFL